The following proteins come from a genomic window of Candidatus Neomarinimicrobiota bacterium:
- a CDS encoding biotin--[acetyl-CoA-carboxylase] ligase produces the protein MLFTQLVTANLQTQILGREIEYYTRVDSTNLEARKLLEEGAEEGTLILTDNQTAGRGRHGESWFSGPGKGLAFSVILKPNMRGKPAGVLSLAVGLAVTDAIENFRLVSQLKWPNDVLLSGKKCGGILLETRFQGDVMTSAIAGIGINVNESQSEFPESIRNITTSIAIEKQSPAQRELILAWTLNSLERRYAGLKSGDASSIISDWENRCSHIGKTVSFNWKGENAMGIFEGVAQDGEAIIHKLDNSTRLTLSSEEIADVREV, from the coding sequence ATGTTGTTCACTCAACTCGTCACAGCAAATCTTCAGACCCAGATTCTCGGCCGGGAGATCGAATACTACACGAGGGTGGACTCCACCAACCTGGAGGCACGGAAATTGCTCGAAGAAGGGGCGGAAGAGGGGACTCTGATCCTCACCGATAACCAGACGGCCGGCCGGGGCCGCCATGGGGAATCCTGGTTCTCAGGTCCGGGGAAAGGACTGGCATTCTCAGTCATCCTGAAACCGAATATGCGGGGAAAACCTGCAGGAGTGCTTTCTCTTGCCGTCGGACTTGCTGTCACCGATGCCATTGAAAATTTTCGGCTGGTCTCCCAACTCAAATGGCCCAATGATGTGCTCCTTTCCGGGAAGAAGTGCGGAGGCATCCTTTTGGAGACAAGATTCCAGGGAGATGTGATGACCTCGGCCATCGCGGGAATCGGAATCAATGTAAACGAGTCCCAAAGTGAATTTCCCGAGTCAATACGGAATATCACGACCTCCATCGCTATTGAGAAGCAGTCACCGGCGCAGCGAGAACTGATTCTGGCCTGGACCCTCAATTCCCTTGAACGGCGGTACGCCGGTTTGAAGTCCGGCGATGCTTCGTCAATAATCTCTGACTGGGAAAATCGTTGCTCACACATTGGAAAGACGGTCAGTTTCAACTGGAAAGGGGAAAACGCGATGGGGATCTTCGAAGGCGTAGCCCAGGACGGAGAGGCTATCATCCACAAGCTAGATAATTCAACCCGGCTGACACTCTCTTCAGAGGAAATTGCCGATGTTCGAGAAGTCTGA
- a CDS encoding MmgE/PrpD family protein has protein sequence MMESISRQLARFAIGLEYDDFPEEVVNEVKRFLYDSIGCAYGGYHTRDVNIIRNIYSRTGGKKEATVIGFGDGMSAINATLVNSLMIRALDYNDIYWKEDPSHPSDLIPAALAVGELVNAPMKDVIVAIVLGYEFEMRLCEFAVPGIRERKWHHATLTQFVAPIVAGKLLDLTEDQLVNAIGVSASHNYTVGAPTAGHLTMMKNTVDPMAVQAGVLAALMAEKGFTGTEEVFEGKEGFMDIFGPEWDVEKLVGSLGNSFKILECSMKAFPTEALTHTHLSATLKVVTEENIRPEDIEEVIVTTVARACDILFDPKKYEPRTRETADHSLPYCLAWAILDREITTASFSEEKINDPRLTKLIHKIKGEASEKFERMFPDKQPSRVTIRTKDEREFSAYLEYPKGDPREPMTLEDLQAKFNALSADLLSEDDLEEVRKMVFSCEEIGSVREFMNGLPVSRTGHESS, from the coding sequence ATGATGGAGAGCATATCGAGACAGCTTGCACGTTTTGCCATCGGTCTTGAGTATGATGATTTTCCTGAGGAGGTGGTTAATGAGGTAAAGAGATTCCTTTACGACTCAATTGGCTGTGCCTACGGTGGGTATCACACCAGAGATGTGAACATCATCCGCAATATCTACTCGCGTACGGGAGGTAAGAAAGAGGCCACCGTGATCGGGTTTGGCGATGGAATGTCGGCCATTAATGCCACGCTCGTTAATTCTTTGATGATCAGAGCCTTGGATTATAACGACATTTACTGGAAAGAAGATCCCAGTCACCCTTCTGACCTTATTCCTGCTGCCCTCGCGGTGGGTGAGCTGGTGAATGCTCCCATGAAGGATGTCATTGTGGCCATAGTTCTGGGATATGAATTCGAGATGCGACTCTGTGAATTCGCGGTCCCGGGGATAAGGGAGAGAAAATGGCATCACGCCACCCTGACGCAGTTCGTCGCCCCCATCGTAGCCGGAAAACTCCTTGATTTGACAGAAGATCAACTGGTCAACGCCATAGGGGTTTCAGCCAGTCACAATTACACTGTGGGAGCTCCCACTGCCGGTCATCTCACCATGATGAAGAACACGGTTGATCCCATGGCTGTTCAGGCTGGAGTGCTGGCGGCTCTCATGGCCGAGAAGGGTTTCACCGGCACCGAGGAAGTGTTCGAGGGCAAGGAGGGGTTTATGGATATCTTCGGGCCCGAGTGGGACGTAGAAAAACTCGTGGGGAGTTTAGGGAATTCTTTCAAGATATTGGAGTGTTCCATGAAGGCGTTCCCTACGGAAGCCCTGACCCACACTCATCTTTCCGCCACGTTGAAAGTGGTAACCGAGGAAAACATCAGACCTGAGGATATTGAAGAGGTGATAGTGACAACTGTTGCCAGGGCGTGCGACATCCTGTTTGATCCTAAGAAATATGAACCGAGAACTCGAGAGACGGCTGATCATTCCCTCCCTTATTGTTTGGCTTGGGCCATTCTTGACCGGGAGATTACCACGGCCAGTTTTAGCGAGGAAAAGATCAACGACCCCCGGTTGACAAAACTCATCCACAAAATTAAGGGAGAGGCGAGCGAGAAATTCGAGCGGATGTTTCCGGACAAACAGCCTTCCCGGGTTACCATTCGTACGAAAGATGAACGGGAATTCTCGGCCTATCTTGAATATCCAAAGGGAGATCCCAGGGAACCCATGACCCTGGAGGACTTGCAGGCGAAGTTCAATGCACTGTCGGCGGATCTCCTCTCAGAGGATGACCTGGAAGAGGTGCGGAAGATGGTTTTTTCTTGCGAGGAGATAGGCAGCGTCCGAGAGTTTATGAATGGGCTGCCCGTCTCACGGACCGGCCATGAATCATCTTGA
- a CDS encoding methylmalonyl-CoA mutase family protein: MTREKAGEFPYTRGIYSNMYRERLWTMRQYAGFTSAEESNRRFQYLLEQGVTGLSVAFDLPTQMGYDSDHRKAEGEVGRVGVPISTLEDMERLFDGILLDRISTSMTINSTAAILLAFYVAIAESQSIPLSKLRGTIQNDILKEYVARGTHIFPARESLKIVTDTFEFCHEKMPKWNTISVSGYHIREAGSTASQELAFTFANAIAYVQEALHRGLSVDDFAPRISFFFNAHLDLFEEVAKFRAARRLWATIMKNRFSAKNPRSMMCRFHVQTAGSTLAARQVGNNVVRTAVEALAAVLGGAQSLHTNAQDEALALPTEKSVQLALRTQQVLAYETGVTHAVDPLGGSYHVEELTDRIEKEARTIIEKIDEIGGAVKAIEKGFIQNEIIRSALEYQRGVDSGKRIVVGVNKFVSDVNGEPDTLSIDPGATAKQIDRVKKFKRTRDNLAVASSRESLATAATNDENLLPYLIQAVKVRTTLGEISDTLRGVYGEYEAN, translated from the coding sequence ATGACACGTGAAAAGGCCGGTGAATTCCCTTACACCCGGGGCATCTACTCCAATATGTACCGGGAACGGCTCTGGACCATGCGGCAGTATGCAGGCTTCACCTCTGCAGAGGAATCCAACAGGCGGTTTCAATACCTGCTGGAGCAAGGTGTTACGGGGCTCTCAGTCGCATTTGACCTTCCCACCCAGATGGGCTACGATTCGGACCACCGGAAAGCTGAAGGGGAAGTGGGACGTGTGGGGGTTCCCATTTCAACCCTCGAAGACATGGAGCGCCTCTTTGACGGCATCCTTCTCGACCGGATTTCCACTTCAATGACCATCAATTCTACCGCGGCGATTCTTCTCGCCTTTTATGTTGCCATTGCGGAAAGCCAGAGTATTCCACTTTCGAAGCTGCGGGGCACCATTCAGAACGATATTCTGAAGGAATACGTTGCCCGGGGAACTCACATTTTCCCCGCCCGGGAAAGTTTGAAGATCGTTACCGATACTTTCGAATTCTGTCATGAGAAGATGCCAAAGTGGAACACCATTTCCGTTTCGGGTTATCACATTCGAGAAGCCGGTTCGACGGCATCCCAGGAACTCGCTTTCACCTTTGCGAACGCCATTGCCTACGTTCAAGAAGCTCTCCACCGTGGACTCAGCGTGGACGATTTTGCCCCTCGTATCTCCTTCTTTTTCAACGCCCATTTGGACCTGTTTGAAGAGGTGGCAAAATTCCGCGCCGCTCGTCGCTTGTGGGCGACGATAATGAAGAACAGGTTTTCCGCGAAGAACCCCAGATCCATGATGTGCCGCTTTCATGTGCAGACCGCCGGATCGACGCTCGCTGCGCGGCAGGTGGGTAACAATGTGGTGAGAACTGCCGTGGAAGCTCTGGCAGCGGTCCTGGGTGGCGCCCAATCTCTCCATACCAACGCTCAGGATGAAGCACTGGCACTCCCCACAGAGAAGTCGGTCCAGCTCGCACTCCGGACCCAACAAGTCCTCGCTTACGAGACCGGAGTAACCCACGCGGTGGATCCCCTGGGGGGTTCCTATCACGTGGAAGAACTCACCGACAGGATTGAAAAAGAGGCCAGGACAATTATTGAGAAGATTGACGAAATAGGAGGTGCCGTAAAAGCTATCGAAAAAGGATTCATTCAAAATGAGATAATCCGGAGCGCCCTGGAGTACCAGAGAGGCGTGGATAGTGGCAAACGCATCGTCGTGGGTGTAAACAAGTTTGTTTCAGATGTGAACGGTGAACCTGACACGTTAAGTATCGATCCCGGGGCGACGGCAAAACAGATCGATCGCGTCAAGAAATTCAAACGGACGCGTGACAACCTCGCCGTGGCATCTTCAAGGGAATCCCTCGCCACGGCGGCAACGAATGACGAGAACCTCCTTCCCTACTTGATACAAGCGGTAAAAGTCCGCACGACTCTGGGAGAAATTTCTGATACGTTGCGTGGTGTTTATGGTGAATACGAAGCAAATTGA